From a single Nicotiana tabacum cultivar K326 chromosome 8, ASM71507v2, whole genome shotgun sequence genomic region:
- the LOC107775301 gene encoding large ribosomal subunit protein uL29m-like isoform X1, which yields MLAARLFGRALLAAAKSESSAAAASSAATTKVTNPLEQFFEVDRTPDDDKPVIYGRSWKASELRLKSWDDLQKLWYVLLKEKNMLMTQRQMLHAQNLRFPNPERISKPPLYIMMMLLALLSDFDRTFSSSEVRKSMCRIKHVLTERAIDEQDPRRSAEMKRMINAL from the exons ATGCTCGCTGCTAGACTTTTTGGGAGAGCATTGTTGGCTGCGGCCAAATCAGAGAGTTCagctgctgctgcttcttctGCTGCTACAACTAAGGTTACTAATCCACTTGAACAGTTCTTTGAAGTTGATAGAACCCCTGATGACGATAAACCTGTTATTTATG GTCGAAGTTGGAAGGCTTCTGAACTGCGTCTGAAGTCTTGGGATGATCTTCAAAAGTTATGGTATGTTCTTCTTAAGGAGAAGAACATGTTAATGACTCAACGCCAGATGCTTCATGCTCAGAACTTGAGGTTTCCAAATCCTGAGCGTATTTCCAAG CCACCACTTTATATCATGATGATGCTATTGGCTTTGCTATCAGATTTTGACAGAACATTCTCTTCATCTGAG GTTAGGAAGTCAATGTGCCGAATCAAGCACGTGCTTACTGAGAGAGCAATTGATGAACAAGATCCAAGGAGGTCTGCTGAGATGAAGAGGATGATAAATGCTCTATGA
- the LOC107775301 gene encoding uncharacterized protein LOC107775301 isoform X2, whose protein sequence is MLAARLFGRALLAAAKSESSAAAASSAATTKVTNPLEQFFEVDRTPDDDKPVIYGRSWKASELRLKSWDDLQKLWYVLLKEKNMLMTQRQMLHAQNLRFPNPERISKVRKSMCRIKHVLTERAIDEQDPRRSAEMKRMINAL, encoded by the exons ATGCTCGCTGCTAGACTTTTTGGGAGAGCATTGTTGGCTGCGGCCAAATCAGAGAGTTCagctgctgctgcttcttctGCTGCTACAACTAAGGTTACTAATCCACTTGAACAGTTCTTTGAAGTTGATAGAACCCCTGATGACGATAAACCTGTTATTTATG GTCGAAGTTGGAAGGCTTCTGAACTGCGTCTGAAGTCTTGGGATGATCTTCAAAAGTTATGGTATGTTCTTCTTAAGGAGAAGAACATGTTAATGACTCAACGCCAGATGCTTCATGCTCAGAACTTGAGGTTTCCAAATCCTGAGCGTATTTCCAAG GTTAGGAAGTCAATGTGCCGAATCAAGCACGTGCTTACTGAGAGAGCAATTGATGAACAAGATCCAAGGAGGTCTGCTGAGATGAAGAGGATGATAAATGCTCTATGA